One genomic region from bacterium encodes:
- a CDS encoding cation diffusion facilitator family transporter: MKSNPSLTRYAWLSIAAAVLTISLKVTAYLLTGSVGLLSDAMESLVNLAAAFMALAMLTVASRPPDELHAFGHSKAEYFASGMEGALILLAAGMIGWTAVPRLLAPQPLEQMGLGLVVSLAASTVNFAVARILLAAGKKHHSITLEADARHLLTDVWTSAGVLAAITAVALTGWVRLDPIIALIVAANIIWTGIQLLRRSALGLMDTALAESEQALVRQILDSYADKEVQYHALWTREAGARKFVSVHILVPALWTVQQGHQLLEEMDRRIREAVPGIYIFTHLEPFSDPAAFEDMNLDR, encoded by the coding sequence ATGAAATCCAATCCATCCTTGACCCGGTACGCCTGGCTCTCCATTGCCGCGGCCGTTCTGACGATCTCGCTCAAGGTGACCGCCTACCTGCTGACAGGATCGGTCGGTCTGTTGTCGGATGCCATGGAATCCCTGGTCAATCTGGCGGCGGCCTTTATGGCCCTCGCCATGCTGACCGTCGCGTCCCGGCCTCCGGACGAATTGCATGCTTTTGGCCACTCCAAGGCGGAATACTTTGCGAGCGGCATGGAGGGGGCCCTGATCCTGCTGGCCGCGGGTATGATCGGCTGGACGGCGGTGCCCCGTCTCCTCGCACCGCAGCCGCTGGAGCAAATGGGCCTTGGTCTAGTGGTCTCCCTGGCCGCATCCACGGTCAATTTTGCAGTCGCTCGCATCCTCCTGGCCGCCGGGAAAAAACACCACTCCATTACCCTCGAGGCCGATGCCCGTCATCTCTTGACCGATGTCTGGACCTCCGCGGGTGTGCTGGCCGCCATCACCGCTGTAGCACTCACCGGCTGGGTACGTCTGGATCCCATTATCGCCTTGATCGTGGCCGCCAATATCATCTGGACCGGCATCCAGCTGCTGCGCCGTTCGGCGCTGGGATTGATGGACACCGCACTAGCGGAGAGCGAACAGGCGCTGGTCAGGCAAATCCTCGATAGTTATGCTGATAAGGAGGTACAGTATCATGCGCTCTGGACGCGTGAGGCGGGCGCACGCAAGTTCGTCTCCGTCCATATTCTGGTTCCTGCCTTATGGACCGTTCAGCAGGGGCATCAGCTGCTGGAGGAGATGGATCGAAGGATTCGGGAAGCCGTTCCTGGTATCTATATTTTTACCCACCTGGAACCTTTCAGCGATCCGGCCGCCTTTGAGGACATGAACCTGGATAGATAA
- a CDS encoding ERAP1-like C-terminal domain-containing protein codes for MRDEGMILPLECMIMPQWLQMNAGEHGYYRWDIPDSMLLEMAENSQRCMNTRERLGFLHNAGALLYGGRLHGDTYLEIMRTFSTDPDPEVLQRAGSPIGAIHDLFLTPQNAEHFTAYVRTTCHSILDRIGRQRRPDENYSVPALRSMMIALLAEEGEDSGIQYFADSLCTAYLTDPEAVDPELADVVLRASAKHGDRELYKTYLQRFESATTRDERSRFALLLGAFPQQENLDQTLGYLLAQPLNQDDFLYILAGTVDREHKAYVLDWLFNHYSAVTAKVDPRMVSYFVPELVRIPADSLLAKARTFFSDPSRKQQLLDIKLAKTADQIATMLRIREQEGPAVDRFLQSKF; via the coding sequence ATGCGCGATGAAGGCATGATCCTTCCGCTTGAATGCATGATCATGCCGCAATGGCTGCAGATGAACGCCGGCGAGCATGGATATTACCGCTGGGATATTCCGGACAGCATGCTGTTGGAGATGGCGGAAAATTCCCAGAGGTGTATGAATACGCGCGAGCGCCTCGGCTTTCTTCATAATGCCGGTGCCTTGTTGTATGGAGGGCGCCTCCATGGCGATACCTATCTTGAGATCATGCGCACATTCTCCACCGATCCTGACCCTGAGGTGCTGCAGCGCGCCGGCAGCCCGATCGGGGCCATTCATGATTTGTTCCTGACACCGCAAAATGCAGAACACTTCACCGCATACGTTCGCACGACCTGTCATTCGATCCTCGACCGGATCGGCCGGCAGAGGCGGCCGGATGAGAACTACAGTGTCCCCGCATTGCGCTCCATGATGATTGCCCTGCTGGCTGAAGAAGGCGAGGACTCCGGCATACAGTACTTTGCTGATTCTCTGTGCACTGCCTATTTGACGGATCCCGAAGCGGTGGATCCTGAATTGGCCGATGTTGTATTACGGGCCTCAGCAAAGCACGGAGATCGCGAATTGTATAAAACCTATCTCCAGCGTTTCGAATCGGCCACAACCCGTGATGAAAGGAGCCGTTTTGCCTTATTGTTGGGTGCTTTTCCTCAGCAGGAGAACCTCGATCAGACCCTGGGCTACTTGCTGGCCCAGCCTCTGAATCAGGACGATTTTCTGTATATTCTTGCCGGTACTGTTGACCGCGAGCACAAAGCTTACGTGCTCGATTGGCTTTTTAACCATTACTCCGCTGTGACCGCAAAGGTCGATCCACGGATGGTATCCTATTTTGTTCCTGAGCTCGTCCGGATTCCAGCCGATTCGCTTTTAGCCAAAGCCCGGACATTTTTTTCTGACCCCTCACGCAAACAGCAGCTGCTCGATATCAAATTGGCTAAGACGGCGGACCAGATCGCCACCATGTTGAGAATCCGTGAGCAGGAAGGTCCGGCGGTGGACAGGTTTTTACAATCAAAGTTTTAA
- a CDS encoding arsenate reductase ArsC: MRILILCTGNSCRSQMAEAFLKHFNPAMEVYSAGTDPAAAVHPLAVRVMAEKHIDISTARPKPVLLFTHLPFHYVITVCDNARENCPVFLGEVKEQVHLGFADPAAVTGSEEQQLTAFRTIRDEIYQAFKQFYLEKIVRPDPLMNN; this comes from the coding sequence ATGCGCATCCTGATTCTTTGCACCGGCAACTCTTGTCGCAGCCAGATGGCTGAGGCTTTTTTAAAACATTTCAATCCCGCCATGGAGGTCTATTCTGCAGGCACCGATCCGGCTGCGGCGGTCCACCCTCTGGCCGTCCGGGTGATGGCCGAAAAACATATCGACATCTCCACAGCCCGCCCCAAACCGGTTCTCCTCTTCACCCACCTGCCTTTCCATTACGTGATCACCGTCTGCGATAACGCCCGGGAAAACTGCCCGGTCTTTCTGGGGGAGGTCAAGGAACAGGTTCATCTCGGGTTTGCCGATCCCGCGGCGGTCACCGGTAGTGAAGAGCAGCAACTGACGGCATTCAGGACGATTCGCGATGAGATTTACCAGGCCTTCAAGCAATTCTATTTGGAAAAAATTGTGCGTCCCGATCCGCTCATGAATAACTGA
- a CDS encoding glycoside hydrolase 43 family protein: protein MTSRILHRRLQNGCGIAWLFLVLVSQAISQTWTADNGNGTYSNPLFYEEFSDPDMIRVGDDFYLTGTTMHTMPGLPILHSRDLVNWELLGYAAERLDLGPDLRLEEGREAYGQGIWAPCFRYHDGRFYIFANVNGHGTQLYTATDPAGPWRHRTMRAALHDVTVLFDDDGKVYAVWGYDELRMVQLSPDLLDTVPGTERVIVARGSGAGEGSHIYKIKGQYFITNTNYDPVCYQVCLSADAPYGPYEVKVMSAEENLGVGTGWRLPDTRNGPPFHLIAPIENYVGCIPMHQGGIIQVQSGEWWGWSMLDYNSVGRVTALSPVTWKEGWPYFGLPGNLTRTPRTWIKPNTGFSSVPMEPFERNDEFSGPGLKNIWQWNHVPVEGKWSLSARKGYLRLHALPAENFWRARNTLTQRGIGPESYAVAELDPSGLKTGDLAGLALLNLPWAWIGVCRLEQGLELQFYNQQELKLLRVPLTARTVWLRAHCNFDTDIGRLSYSLDGTHFEEIGGQIIMPYQLKTFQGVRYALFSYSTRQIEGGYADFNRFTVTEPRCKGLTRPIPYDQLIILTSLADNTVLVNWRNHLRPVEWESPFAAGDAALFRVLDRGQGRVALQSAANGGYVTVKGEAGLAEVRIESSERGEASLFQWEDMLRDDLMLMSLYNHCYLFADPGARSLCSADARGARPDRKDGSCFGWQIVAAAK, encoded by the coding sequence ATGACGAGCAGGATCTTGCACCGACGCTTGCAGAATGGATGTGGAATCGCTTGGCTATTTCTGGTGCTGGTGTCCCAGGCGATCAGCCAGACCTGGACCGCCGACAACGGCAACGGCACCTATTCCAATCCCCTCTTTTATGAAGAGTTCTCCGATCCCGACATGATCCGGGTCGGGGATGACTTTTATCTGACCGGCACGACCATGCACACCATGCCGGGGCTCCCCATTCTCCATTCGCGCGACCTGGTGAACTGGGAGCTGCTCGGCTATGCCGCCGAACGCCTCGATCTCGGACCGGATCTGCGCCTGGAAGAGGGGCGCGAGGCCTACGGCCAGGGCATCTGGGCGCCCTGCTTCCGCTACCATGACGGCCGCTTTTATATCTTCGCCAATGTCAATGGCCATGGCACCCAGCTCTATACGGCCACCGATCCCGCCGGTCCCTGGCGCCACCGGACCATGCGCGCGGCACTCCATGATGTCACCGTGCTCTTCGATGATGACGGCAAGGTTTATGCCGTCTGGGGCTATGACGAGCTCCGCATGGTCCAGCTTTCGCCGGACCTGCTCGATACCGTGCCCGGGACAGAGAGGGTGATCGTCGCCCGGGGCAGCGGCGCCGGCGAGGGTAGCCATATCTACAAGATCAAGGGCCAATACTTTATCACCAACACCAACTACGATCCGGTCTGCTACCAGGTCTGCCTAAGCGCTGATGCCCCCTACGGGCCCTATGAAGTCAAGGTGATGAGTGCGGAGGAGAACCTGGGGGTTGGCACTGGCTGGCGGCTGCCGGATACCCGAAATGGGCCCCCCTTCCACTTGATTGCACCCATCGAAAATTATGTCGGCTGCATCCCCATGCACCAGGGGGGCATCATCCAGGTCCAGTCGGGTGAATGGTGGGGCTGGTCCATGCTCGACTATAACTCGGTCGGCCGCGTCACCGCCCTCTCACCAGTTACCTGGAAGGAGGGCTGGCCCTATTTCGGACTGCCCGGCAATCTGACCCGCACCCCGCGTACCTGGATCAAGCCTAACACCGGATTTTCCTCTGTACCCATGGAGCCCTTCGAGCGCAACGACGAATTCAGCGGCCCCGGGCTAAAAAATATCTGGCAGTGGAACCACGTCCCGGTCGAGGGAAAATGGTCTCTCTCTGCGCGAAAGGGCTACCTCCGCCTGCACGCCCTGCCCGCCGAAAATTTCTGGCGCGCCCGCAATACCCTCACCCAGCGCGGTATCGGACCGGAATCCTACGCGGTCGCCGAACTGGATCCCTCCGGCCTCAAGACCGGCGACCTGGCCGGACTGGCGCTGCTCAACCTGCCGTGGGCCTGGATCGGAGTCTGCCGGCTCGAGCAGGGACTGGAGTTGCAATTCTACAACCAGCAGGAACTCAAGCTCTTGCGCGTGCCGCTTACAGCCCGGACTGTCTGGCTGCGGGCCCATTGTAATTTCGACACCGACATCGGCCGCCTTAGTTATAGCCTTGATGGCACCCACTTCGAGGAGATCGGCGGCCAGATCATTATGCCCTATCAGCTCAAGACCTTCCAGGGCGTGCGCTATGCCCTCTTCAGCTATTCAACTAGGCAAATAGAGGGCGGTTATGCTGATTTCAACCGGTTCACTGTAACCGAGCCCCGCTGCAAGGGACTTACCCGCCCCATCCCTTATGATCAGTTGATCATCCTCACCAGCCTGGCTGACAACACGGTTCTGGTGAACTGGCGCAACCATCTCCGCCCGGTTGAGTGGGAGAGCCCTTTCGCAGCAGGGGATGCCGCGCTGTTCCGGGTCCTCGACCGCGGGCAGGGGCGCGTCGCCCTGCAGTCGGCTGCCAATGGCGGCTATGTGACGGTAAAGGGCGAGGCCGGGCTGGCCGAGGTCCGCATCGAGAGCAGCGAGAGGGGCGAGGCTTCGCTTTTTCAGTGGGAGGATATGCTCCGGGACGACCTGATGCTGATGTCGCTCTACAACCATTGCTATCTCTTTGCCGACCCCGGCGCGCGCAGTCTCTGTTCGGCCGATGCCCGCGGCGCCCGTCCCGACCGCAAGGACGGCTCCTGCTTTGGCTGGCAGATTGTCGCGGCAGCAAAATGA
- a CDS encoding metallophosphoesterase, protein MSLTDSTSVEGAIAAEAAADAVRILFLADTHLGLDAPLRPRVQRRRRGDDFYANYLTALQPAFDRQVDLVVHGGDMFFRSRVHPSLVESAFAPLLRIADLGLPVFIVPGNHERSNIPRSLLESHPRIILFDRPKTHVLTLRGRRVALAGFPNVRDNPGGAFTQEVERTGWKRCDVEIRLLCMHQAVEGAQVGVQNYTFRGGDEVIRGSDIPAGFHAVLSGHIHRHQVLTRDLAGRQMNAPVYYPGAIERTSFAERKEEKGYLIVTVEGKGKIRHQFVPLYSRPMIDLLVEGSSGSTDRIREALIRQIAALDANAIVRLRLADPRTAPLISALNDRWLRSVAPPTMNIGWSIPWRRDQMD, encoded by the coding sequence ATGAGTCTGACTGACTCCACTTCCGTAGAAGGAGCAATCGCAGCGGAAGCGGCCGCCGATGCGGTGAGGATCCTCTTCCTGGCCGACACCCATCTCGGCCTTGACGCACCGCTGCGCCCCAGGGTGCAGCGGCGGCGCCGGGGTGATGATTTTTATGCCAACTATCTCACCGCGCTCCAGCCTGCATTCGATCGCCAGGTCGATCTGGTGGTGCATGGTGGTGACATGTTCTTCCGCAGCCGGGTGCATCCATCCCTGGTCGAGTCGGCATTCGCGCCTTTGCTGCGCATCGCCGACCTCGGCCTGCCCGTCTTCATCGTGCCGGGCAACCACGAACGCTCCAATATCCCTCGCTCGCTCCTCGAAAGCCATCCACGGATCATCCTCTTTGACCGGCCGAAAACTCATGTTTTAACTCTGCGCGGCCGCCGCGTCGCTCTGGCGGGCTTTCCTAATGTCCGGGATAATCCGGGAGGCGCGTTCACTCAGGAGGTGGAGAGGACCGGTTGGAAAAGATGCGATGTGGAGATTCGTCTGCTGTGCATGCACCAAGCCGTGGAGGGGGCACAGGTTGGCGTCCAGAATTATACTTTTCGCGGCGGTGACGAGGTGATCCGCGGCAGCGATATCCCAGCGGGATTCCACGCCGTCCTGAGCGGCCATATTCACCGCCATCAGGTGCTGACACGGGACCTCGCCGGCCGCCAGATGAACGCGCCGGTCTATTACCCGGGCGCCATCGAGCGCACTTCTTTTGCGGAACGGAAGGAGGAGAAGGGCTATCTCATAGTGACGGTGGAGGGCAAGGGGAAGATCCGCCACCAGTTTGTGCCGCTCTACTCCCGCCCCATGATCGATTTGCTGGTGGAGGGAAGCTCCGGCTCAACCGACCGGATCCGGGAGGCGCTTATACGGCAAATCGCGGCGCTGGATGCAAACGCGATCGTCCGCCTCCGTCTGGCCGATCCGCGCACGGCGCCCCTGATCAGCGCCCTGAACGACCGCTGGCTGCGCTCGGTGGCGCCGCCCACCATGAACATCGGCTGGAGCATCCCCTGGCGCCGGGACCAGATGGATTAA
- a CDS encoding M1 family metallopeptidase → MNRRFVALTALVCVLLLVAFSRAGMAQEVDTLRLGRMVVPLKQEIHFILDPAKESYQGIVDISLAVHEQTHYFRLHARELKISKLVLQSANRKIPVRWSTMDLLRISTGNPLLPGNCTLHIEFSGRMGSLGTGIFKSIEKGDTYLATQFEPVYARTAFPCWDEPGFKCPFRLTLTIPADLAAFSNTQIEKSNSTGKEQTLVFRETPPLPVYLVAFAVGPFDTIPLSGMSVPGSVVVPRGQGQLAAEAVQIIPLIFNELERRFGPYPFSKLDLVAVPGFMMAMENAGLITFYPPVLLMDPKVCTVEQKLGNWITIAHEIAHMWFGDLVTMAWWDDTWLNEGFATWIGLDVANTLFPQYNPFSWQIGSAQRAMSTDALPSASAVQRTIGADDDPWQAFDELSYQKAGAVLDMVSAWIGAEDFRGGILDFLGKNKWRAAAAGDLWSSLSAAASEPLDSVVASCIEQPGVPLIEVQIIPGPRLQLVQSRFMNSGFRAPSQRWKIPVVFKYTDGVKT, encoded by the coding sequence ATGAACAGGCGATTTGTCGCACTAACTGCATTGGTTTGCGTCCTCTTGTTGGTTGCTTTTAGCAGGGCCGGCATGGCGCAGGAAGTGGACACTCTGCGCCTTGGCCGCATGGTGGTACCGCTGAAGCAGGAAATCCATTTCATACTGGATCCCGCCAAAGAGAGCTATCAGGGCATTGTCGACATCTCCCTTGCTGTCCACGAGCAAACTCATTATTTCCGCCTGCACGCCAGGGAACTGAAAATAAGCAAGCTTGTCCTGCAAAGCGCGAACCGGAAAATTCCTGTCCGGTGGAGTACAATGGACTTGCTGCGCATCAGCACCGGAAACCCCCTCCTGCCGGGAAACTGCACACTGCACATCGAATTTAGCGGGCGGATGGGCAGCCTCGGAACTGGTATTTTCAAGAGCATCGAAAAGGGCGATACCTACCTGGCTACCCAGTTCGAGCCTGTCTATGCGCGCACGGCCTTCCCCTGCTGGGATGAGCCCGGATTCAAATGCCCATTCCGTCTAACACTGACGATTCCGGCGGATTTGGCTGCTTTCTCCAATACGCAAATTGAAAAGAGCAATAGCACCGGCAAAGAACAAACCCTTGTTTTCAGGGAAACCCCGCCACTGCCGGTCTATCTGGTGGCATTTGCGGTCGGTCCGTTCGACACCATACCCCTCTCCGGCATGTCGGTGCCCGGCTCGGTGGTCGTGCCCAGAGGCCAAGGCCAGCTCGCGGCCGAAGCCGTTCAGATCATACCCTTGATATTTAACGAACTAGAAAGGCGGTTCGGGCCTTATCCTTTTTCCAAACTGGACCTTGTCGCTGTACCAGGCTTCATGATGGCCATGGAGAATGCTGGACTGATCACTTTTTATCCGCCTGTCCTGCTGATGGATCCAAAGGTCTGCACAGTGGAGCAAAAACTGGGGAACTGGATCACCATCGCCCATGAGATCGCCCACATGTGGTTCGGTGACCTGGTTACCATGGCCTGGTGGGACGATACCTGGCTGAATGAAGGTTTCGCAACCTGGATCGGCCTCGATGTCGCCAACACCCTTTTCCCGCAGTATAATCCTTTCAGCTGGCAGATTGGATCCGCTCAGAGAGCCATGTCTACCGATGCCCTGCCTTCGGCAAGCGCTGTGCAACGGACGATCGGAGCAGATGATGATCCCTGGCAGGCATTCGACGAACTTTCCTACCAAAAAGCCGGCGCCGTCCTCGACATGGTCTCTGCGTGGATCGGGGCGGAGGACTTTCGCGGTGGGATTTTGGATTTTCTGGGCAAGAATAAATGGCGCGCGGCAGCGGCCGGCGATCTGTGGTCATCGCTTTCTGCGGCGGCCAGTGAGCCCCTGGACAGCGTCGTCGCTTCTTGCATCGAGCAGCCGGGCGTGCCGCTGATTGAGGTGCAAATCATTCCGGGTCCTCGGTTGCAGCTGGTTCAATCGCGCTTTATGAATAGCGGATTTCGAGCTCCGTCGCAGAGATGGAAAATTCCGGTTGTCTTTAAATACACGGACGGTGTAAAGACCTAG
- a CDS encoding GIY-YIG nuclease family protein, translated as MIASFQSQARRAPRAPGVYVMKDGDGRVIYVGKSVHIRQRLLQHADSIRSGFSDRNYRWIWHVRSLSWYETGSELYALLLEDQLIKQHWPVGNVRQKEYLEYAWLAFSKEWIPRLQVIDARQRGQYPAVFGPFHDRYHARDMADLVQERFRLRTCAAVRDGGCLQGEIRRCLGPCRTPEAAARYRRTMDRAAVSLRVLDPFFLRFIHQLIKKHSRNREFEKAARYHAMLHRYQALIQRQGFLANFQRHGLVIREHGRWENRFCFLQGKLVWCHGGGLPNPALLEEAPMDEWQIIDRAHVIWQWLHRRGGNSGAAIIDARFFREGIFPV; from the coding sequence ATGATCGCAAGCTTCCAGTCACAAGCCCGCCGCGCACCCCGGGCGCCCGGCGTTTATGTCATGAAAGACGGCGATGGCCGCGTCATCTACGTCGGGAAATCGGTCCATATCCGCCAACGGCTGCTACAGCATGCCGACTCAATACGCTCGGGATTTTCGGACCGCAATTACCGCTGGATCTGGCATGTCCGGTCGCTCTCCTGGTACGAGACAGGCTCGGAATTGTATGCCCTGCTGCTGGAGGACCAGCTGATCAAGCAGCATTGGCCGGTGGGCAATGTGCGGCAGAAAGAGTACCTCGAATATGCCTGGCTGGCTTTTTCCAAGGAATGGATCCCCCGGCTGCAGGTGATCGATGCCCGGCAGCGCGGACAGTATCCCGCCGTTTTCGGCCCTTTCCATGACCGCTACCATGCCCGCGACATGGCCGACCTGGTGCAAGAGCGGTTCCGCCTGCGCACCTGTGCTGCGGTACGGGATGGCGGATGCCTCCAGGGGGAGATCCGCAGATGTCTTGGGCCTTGCCGCACCCCGGAGGCTGCAGCCCGCTACCGGCGCACCATGGACCGTGCGGCGGTTTCGCTCCGTGTTCTGGATCCCTTCTTCCTCCGCTTTATCCATCAGCTGATCAAAAAACACAGCCGGAATCGAGAGTTCGAAAAAGCTGCGCGGTATCATGCCATGCTGCACCGCTACCAGGCCTTGATCCAACGGCAGGGATTTCTCGCAAACTTTCAACGCCATGGCCTGGTGATCCGGGAACATGGGCGCTGGGAGAACAGGTTCTGTTTTCTGCAGGGAAAACTGGTCTGGTGCCATGGAGGAGGCCTGCCAAATCCGGCATTACTGGAGGAGGCGCCAATGGACGAGTGGCAGATCATCGACCGCGCCCACGTCATCTGGCAATGGCTCCACCGCCGCGGCGGTAACAGCGGGGCAGCGATCATCGACGCGCGGTTTTTCCGCGAGGGCATTTTTCCGGTTTGA
- a CDS encoding aldo/keto reductase, whose amino-acid sequence MPRDNMARRQFLRSGSLGLLLAGLGVPAASSRAADKKKKKIPKRVLGRTGLKIPILSFGVMNSDSPDLIKRALDSGITHLDTANGYLRGNSEKSIGAVLKERGGRDKVIISTKIWLARDFQKGLFTTENGSWAPGATPENFARLLEASLDRLQSDYVDILYIHACDNAQMVNYEPLMQAALAAQKAGKARFIGVSCHALVPEVVHAAVDAKIYDVAEIAFNVWREDKEEIRKALAYAREHRLGIVAMKTQGGNPREGAAAVNHAAALKWVLQHKEVTTAIPGMTTFDQLDLNLASVTDLDFTGEEKSYLQLGALERGHLCQGCRSCVSGCPHGVEIPSLMRAGMYAAGYGNLSQAEWTLAALPESIGLKRCRNCSGCTASCTHGLDIGRQVAELKHQFPFIA is encoded by the coding sequence ATGCCAAGAGATAACATGGCCCGGCGGCAGTTTCTCAGAAGTGGATCCCTCGGCCTGCTGCTGGCCGGTCTAGGGGTGCCCGCCGCAAGCTCCAGGGCGGCGGACAAGAAGAAAAAAAAGATCCCCAAGCGCGTCCTGGGGCGCACCGGCCTTAAAATCCCCATCCTCAGCTTTGGGGTGATGAATTCGGACAGCCCGGATCTGATCAAAAGGGCCCTCGACAGTGGTATCACTCATCTCGATACCGCGAACGGCTACCTCCGCGGCAACAGCGAAAAATCGATCGGCGCCGTTCTCAAGGAACGCGGGGGCCGCGACAAAGTGATCATTTCCACCAAAATCTGGCTGGCGCGCGATTTCCAGAAAGGCCTCTTCACCACGGAAAACGGCAGCTGGGCCCCTGGAGCCACGCCCGAGAACTTTGCCCGGCTGCTCGAGGCCAGCCTGGACCGTCTGCAAAGCGACTATGTCGACATCCTCTATATTCACGCCTGCGACAACGCGCAGATGGTGAACTATGAGCCCCTGATGCAGGCCGCACTCGCCGCGCAAAAAGCCGGTAAGGCGCGCTTCATCGGCGTCAGCTGTCATGCCCTGGTGCCGGAGGTGGTGCACGCCGCTGTCGATGCCAAAATCTACGACGTTGCGGAGATCGCGTTTAATGTCTGGCGCGAGGATAAAGAGGAGATCCGGAAAGCCCTGGCTTACGCCAGAGAACACAGACTGGGCATCGTCGCCATGAAAACCCAAGGCGGCAATCCACGGGAGGGTGCCGCAGCCGTCAATCACGCAGCCGCACTCAAATGGGTGCTGCAGCACAAGGAGGTTACCACCGCCATCCCCGGCATGACCACCTTTGATCAGCTGGATCTCAATCTTGCCAGCGTCACTGATCTCGACTTTACCGGGGAAGAAAAAAGTTATCTGCAGCTGGGCGCACTCGAGAGGGGACACCTTTGCCAGGGCTGCCGCTCGTGCGTGTCCGGCTGCCCGCACGGCGTCGAAATCCCCAGTCTGATGCGCGCTGGCATGTACGCCGCCGGTTACGGCAACCTCAGTCAGGCGGAATGGACGCTGGCGGCCCTGCCGGAATCCATCGGCCTGAAGAGGTGCCGGAATTGTTCGGGCTGTACCGCATCCTGCACCCACGGCCTCGATATCGGTAGGCAGGTCGCCGAGTTGAAACATCAATTCCCCTTCATAGCCTGA
- a CDS encoding cytochrome c peroxidase, which produces MTRSMWLVICIFLILPVLLLAQEQVVPPLTALNIHVLGPQKIAPLPPVVVPPDNPQTALKIQLGKQLYFDTRLSQDNTISCATCHNPALGWSDEGPTSLGINGQRGGRRAPPVSNAAYLPLQFWDGRAPSLEEQAKGPIANPVEMGNTHEVMIRTVDHIPGYVEEFKTVFGTDHITLDQIAQAIAAYERTVVTTDSPFDRYVRGDDSALTPLEKEGLAVFNGKGHCTACHWGGNFTDGRFHNLGVKPAASGKEDLGRYEITKNKQDKGAFKTPTVRDAARRPPYLHDGSEKSLESLVEFYNRGGDVRSATLDPLLVPLGLTQHEKKALVAFMARAMNSTNPEVAAVKPPAAAEMPK; this is translated from the coding sequence ATGACACGAAGCATGTGGCTTGTCATCTGTATCTTCCTGATCCTTCCCGTGCTGCTCCTCGCCCAGGAGCAAGTCGTTCCGCCTCTCACCGCCCTCAACATTCACGTCCTCGGCCCGCAAAAAATTGCCCCCTTGCCGCCGGTGGTGGTGCCGCCCGATAATCCCCAGACGGCCCTGAAGATCCAGTTGGGTAAACAGCTCTATTTTGACACCCGGCTGTCGCAGGACAACACCATCAGCTGCGCCACGTGCCACAATCCCGCTCTAGGATGGTCGGATGAGGGGCCAACCAGCCTGGGCATCAACGGGCAGCGCGGCGGCCGCCGTGCGCCCCCCGTTTCCAATGCCGCCTATCTTCCCCTCCAGTTCTGGGATGGCCGCGCACCCAGCCTCGAGGAGCAGGCAAAGGGTCCCATCGCCAATCCCGTTGAGATGGGCAATACCCATGAGGTGATGATTCGCACCGTGGATCATATCCCCGGCTACGTCGAGGAGTTCAAGACGGTCTTCGGAACCGACCACATCACTCTCGACCAGATCGCCCAGGCCATCGCCGCTTATGAGCGGACGGTTGTGACCACCGATTCGCCTTTCGACCGCTATGTCCGCGGCGACGACAGCGCCCTGACCCCTTTGGAAAAGGAGGGTCTTGCGGTCTTTAATGGTAAGGGACACTGCACCGCCTGCCATTGGGGCGGGAATTTCACCGATGGCCGGTTTCACAATCTCGGTGTTAAACCGGCCGCCTCAGGCAAGGAGGACCTCGGCCGTTACGAGATCACCAAAAATAAACAGGACAAAGGGGCCTTTAAAACGCCGACCGTGCGTGATGCCGCCCGCCGGCCGCCCTATCTGCACGATGGCTCGGAGAAATCCCTTGAAAGTCTGGTCGAGTTCTACAATCGCGGCGGCGATGTCCGTTCTGCCACCCTCGATCCGCTGTTGGTGCCCCTCGGTCTGACGCAGCATGAAAAGAAAGCCCTGGTCGCCTTCATGGCCCGGGCTATGAACAGCACGAATCCGGAAGTGGCCGCGGTCAAGCCCCCGGCTGCTGCTGAAATGCCCAAATAG